In Bacillota bacterium, the following are encoded in one genomic region:
- a CDS encoding glycosyltransferase family 4 protein, whose translation MKVLVISHMYPSLSRPIAGIFVHEQVQALVEQGCEVMVVSAVPVAPFPLNRLRKKWRDYSLIPSRDVLDGVEIHYPRYLSFPANIFFEHAGLLMHRGIRPLIEKIHSRFPFDIIHAHVAVPDGDAALKLKEEYKRPLVVTVHGADFAYTLHRNKKCNGVVKNVLAGADRVITVSERLKKVARENMAHHEKVRTIHNGVTVSKLTGASGKKKTSGEGGTILSVSNLIKLKGIDYNLHAVAALIEKYAHLRYIVVGDGVERNNLERLAASLKIEEHVCFKGELPHDQVMELMNECDIFALPSWNEAFGVVYIEAMAAGKPAVACRGAGIEDIIEDRATGMLVEPRNLADLTAALDHLLASPREAQAMGARARELVLEKLTWEENARKNIEVYKEVLPG comes from the coding sequence ATAAAAGTACTGGTTATATCGCATATGTACCCCTCCCTGTCCCGGCCGATTGCCGGTATTTTCGTTCATGAACAGGTACAGGCGCTGGTGGAACAGGGATGCGAGGTAATGGTGGTTTCCGCCGTTCCCGTGGCGCCATTTCCACTGAATCGGTTGCGCAAAAAATGGCGTGATTATTCTCTGATTCCTTCACGGGATGTGCTGGACGGGGTTGAAATTCATTACCCGCGCTATCTTTCGTTTCCTGCAAATATCTTTTTTGAACATGCGGGGCTGCTCATGCATCGGGGAATAAGACCCCTGATTGAAAAAATCCATTCCCGTTTCCCTTTTGATATTATCCATGCTCACGTAGCGGTACCCGACGGAGACGCTGCCCTGAAGCTTAAGGAAGAATACAAAAGGCCGCTGGTGGTCACCGTGCACGGCGCTGATTTTGCCTATACCCTTCACAGGAACAAGAAATGCAACGGGGTTGTGAAGAATGTTCTGGCCGGTGCTGACAGGGTGATCACTGTAAGCGAGAGATTGAAAAAGGTTGCCCGGGAGAATATGGCTCATCATGAAAAAGTGCGGACAATCCATAACGGGGTTACGGTTTCAAAGCTAACTGGTGCCTCCGGGAAGAAGAAAACATCGGGGGAAGGAGGGACCATCCTCAGCGTCTCCAACCTGATCAAACTGAAGGGGATCGATTACAATCTTCATGCAGTGGCCGCGTTGATAGAAAAATATGCCCATTTACGCTACATTGTAGTTGGTGATGGTGTGGAACGAAACAATCTGGAACGTCTGGCCGCATCTTTGAAGATAGAAGAACACGTCTGTTTCAAGGGGGAACTTCCCCATGATCAGGTTATGGAATTGATGAACGAGTGTGATATTTTTGCCCTGCCGAGTTGGAATGAGGCATTCGGGGTGGTGTATATCGAGGCCATGGCTGCCGGTAAGCCGGCCGTGGCCTGCCGCGGGGCAGGTATCGAGGATATAATCGAAGATCGGGCGACAGGGATGCTGGTGGAGCCCCGTAACCTGGCTGATTTGACCGCAGCCCTCGACCATCTCCTTGCTTCTCCCCGGGAGGCGCAGGCGATGGGTGCGCGGGCACGTGAGCTGGTGCTTGAGAAACTGACCTGGGAGGAAAATGCCCGTAAAAATATTGAGGTTTACAAAGAGGTGCTGCCAGGGTGA
- a CDS encoding O-antigen ligase family protein has product MEKKIDVKVNHEIFPLIVAAGLIMAILWGVLFHGPSFKKYMFAALFLIVLACFLILYGLKKKIVLSRTIIPLLAIYILLPPLSLSSSIPDLRFGFIFVLLLWLLYFLGHRTGRRRALFVWDRSMIWFVLFGISICVSITFSALVLDYQPLLRDWFELLKIVQYFLIFALVVGMDIRDGDYKKIYLWSLAIFALAVFFGFAQYFNLFDVNRIIVPYYTTTQLKGLLVHKRIIGTTANPNDFAALLVIGSSLALSGFLYLKEKFLRYTSIICFVLFALATALTLSRTGLVIQIVACAFILFGHYLFHLARLKKIRVFIVVIVVLLLIISLIVWLAPEKFYIRMTSGLNIIDDNSWQLRMGRWGEALNLWRQSPFFGWGPGKKTMTTIVDNEWILLLRRYGILGVSVFVLWFGGYLVTLVKLARSLNRRAGDEDRYLKVLVVAMQATLVSYAVYMMPSAVYHSLQLMPILMIYLGLILASLNNRKKVFY; this is encoded by the coding sequence ATGGAGAAGAAGATCGATGTGAAAGTTAACCACGAAATTTTTCCGCTGATTGTAGCGGCGGGCCTGATTATGGCCATCCTGTGGGGAGTTTTGTTTCACGGCCCATCGTTCAAAAAATACATGTTTGCCGCATTGTTCCTGATTGTGCTTGCCTGCTTCTTGATTCTTTATGGATTGAAGAAGAAGATTGTTCTGTCCCGTACAATCATTCCCTTGCTGGCCATCTATATTTTGTTGCCGCCTTTGAGCCTGTCAAGCAGCATCCCCGACCTTCGTTTCGGCTTCATTTTTGTGCTGTTGCTATGGTTGTTGTATTTTCTGGGGCACCGAACCGGCAGACGCCGTGCCTTGTTTGTATGGGACCGTTCCATGATCTGGTTTGTTCTGTTCGGGATTTCTATCTGTGTCTCGATCACTTTTTCAGCCCTCGTACTTGATTATCAGCCGTTACTGCGGGATTGGTTTGAACTGTTGAAAATTGTCCAGTATTTTTTGATCTTCGCCCTCGTAGTTGGCATGGATATCCGGGACGGGGACTACAAAAAGATCTATCTCTGGTCACTGGCGATCTTTGCTCTGGCCGTTTTCTTTGGTTTTGCCCAGTATTTCAACCTATTTGACGTCAACCGGATAATTGTGCCTTACTATACCACGACCCAGCTAAAGGGACTCCTGGTGCACAAAAGGATTATCGGCACGACGGCCAACCCCAACGATTTTGCTGCCCTTCTGGTGATAGGCAGTTCACTGGCACTGAGCGGATTCCTCTATCTGAAGGAGAAATTTTTGCGCTATACGAGTATCATCTGTTTTGTCCTATTTGCCCTGGCCACGGCGCTTACCCTTTCCCGAACCGGGCTGGTAATCCAGATCGTTGCCTGTGCATTCATCCTTTTCGGCCACTACCTCTTTCATCTGGCCCGCTTGAAAAAGATCAGGGTGTTCATCGTTGTAATTGTTGTTTTGCTTCTCATCATCTCTTTGATCGTATGGCTTGCACCGGAAAAGTTTTATATCCGCATGACGAGCGGTCTGAACATAATCGATGACAACAGCTGGCAGCTGAGGATGGGGCGCTGGGGCGAGGCCTTGAATCTCTGGCGGCAATCACCATTTTTCGGTTGGGGGCCGGGGAAGAAGACGATGACGACCATCGTTGACAATGAATGGATTCTGCTGCTGAGGCGTTACGGCATACTGGGGGTCAGTGTTTTTGTACTCTGGTTCGGTGGGTACCTCGTGACCCTGGTGAAATTGGCACGTTCTCTGAACAGGAGGGCAGGTGATGAAGACAGATACCTGAAGGTACTGGTTGTCGCCATGCAAGCAACCTTGGTTTCCTATGCTGTTTACATGATGCCTTCCGCAGTGTATCATTCATTGCAACTGATGCCCATTTTGATGATCTATCTGGGACTGATCCTCGCATCGTTGAATAACAGGAAAAAGGTGTTCTACTGA
- a CDS encoding glycosyltransferase family 4 protein, whose protein sequence is MKNNLILYICHTDFRDLSSGSKVRPYKMYRAFLDKGYDVLLINGDIDSRLAAYRRIRRRIADCRFCYIEPSTYPIHPLDYHIYLGVFRQKIPIGIFYRDAYYKFPHWWKVAGPKKYELLLRYRMDWMLFKKVASVIFFPSASMGAMFDFNRKVPLPPGAEEKFVDRPSRFNNAIHVGGINEKYGADLLLESFRAVNREQTLNLNLVCRREDAAFLKYSAADRWLNIHHATGTELKKIYAQSDFAVIPRKRDTYNDLAMPVKLFEYLSYGLPIVSTDCTEMAAFIRKNGVGIVTADHMEGFVRGVREMNRALEKDDKFRANVKEAVTCSNMWTHRVETIVETLDE, encoded by the coding sequence ATGAAAAACAACCTGATTTTATATATCTGTCATACGGATTTCCGGGATCTTTCCAGCGGATCAAAAGTAAGGCCTTACAAGATGTACAGAGCTTTTCTGGATAAAGGTTACGATGTTCTGTTGATCAACGGGGATATAGATTCGCGGTTGGCAGCATATCGAAGAATCAGAAGACGGATTGCCGATTGCCGATTTTGCTATATTGAACCGAGCACTTACCCGATCCATCCACTGGATTATCATATCTATCTGGGTGTATTCCGGCAGAAGATACCGATCGGGATATTTTATCGAGACGCATATTACAAATTTCCCCATTGGTGGAAAGTTGCCGGCCCAAAAAAATACGAACTGCTGCTGAGGTACAGGATGGATTGGATGTTGTTCAAGAAGGTGGCCAGCGTGATCTTTTTCCCTTCGGCTTCCATGGGGGCAATGTTTGATTTTAACCGCAAGGTTCCCCTGCCCCCCGGTGCGGAAGAAAAATTTGTTGATAGGCCATCCCGTTTCAACAACGCCATTCATGTCGGGGGGATAAATGAAAAATATGGCGCGGATCTGCTCCTGGAGTCTTTCCGGGCCGTCAACAGGGAACAGACGCTCAATCTGAATCTGGTTTGCCGGCGTGAGGATGCGGCATTTTTGAAATATTCGGCTGCCGACCGGTGGTTGAATATCCACCATGCAACCGGAACGGAATTGAAAAAAATATACGCGCAAAGCGATTTCGCTGTTATCCCCAGAAAAAGAGATACCTACAATGATCTTGCCATGCCGGTCAAGCTCTTTGAATATCTTTCCTACGGTCTGCCGATCGTATCAACGGATTGTACCGAGATGGCCGCTTTTATTCGTAAAAACGGGGTGGGCATCGTGACTGCTGACCACATGGAAGGTTTTGTTCGGGGGGTGCGGGAGATGAACAGGGCGCTTGAAAAAGACGATAAATTCAGGGCCAATGTCAAAGAAGCTGTCACCTGCTCAAATATGTGGACCCACCGTGTAGAAACCATCGTTGAAACCCTTGATGAATGA
- the wecB gene encoding UDP-N-acetylglucosamine 2-epimerase (non-hydrolyzing), with the protein MKIMTVIGARPQFVKAAMVSRALRETGRIEEKIVHTGQHYDHNMSAVFFQELGMPAVDCYLGVGSGPHGEQTGLMMAAVEKYLMQEKPDLVLVYGDTNSTLAGALAAAKMHLPVAHVEAGLRSYNRLMPEEINRLLTDHLADLLYVPTAQAVENLKLEGIHGEKVYLSGDVMYDASIFFGREAENKSRILQQLGVENRQYILATVHRAENTDNPARIRAIFYGLSRVADRFPVVMPLHPRTRKILSREGLIGEIEKKLHIIDPVGYLDMLLLEKKSSLIVTDSGGVQKEAYFYRVPCVTLRDETEWGELVDAGWNRVVVPEGHEMVADSILSAHGSSGRVDLEFYGDGRASPKIAEHLLKFGR; encoded by the coding sequence TTGAAAATAATGACGGTTATAGGTGCCCGTCCACAGTTTGTCAAGGCTGCCATGGTTTCCAGGGCCTTGCGTGAAACAGGCAGGATAGAAGAAAAAATCGTGCATACCGGGCAGCATTACGATCATAATATGTCTGCTGTTTTTTTTCAGGAGCTGGGGATGCCTGCCGTGGATTGTTATCTGGGCGTCGGTTCGGGCCCTCACGGGGAGCAGACCGGATTGATGATGGCTGCCGTGGAAAAATATCTCATGCAGGAAAAACCCGACCTGGTTCTGGTTTATGGTGATACAAATTCTACACTTGCCGGTGCCCTTGCCGCGGCCAAGATGCACCTGCCTGTAGCCCATGTCGAAGCAGGATTGCGGTCCTACAATCGGCTGATGCCCGAAGAAATAAACCGTCTGCTTACCGATCATCTTGCTGATTTGTTATACGTTCCCACTGCGCAGGCTGTAGAAAACCTCAAGCTTGAAGGAATTCATGGCGAGAAGGTTTATCTTAGCGGAGACGTGATGTATGATGCCTCCATCTTTTTTGGCCGGGAAGCGGAGAATAAAAGCCGCATTTTACAGCAACTTGGGGTGGAAAACCGGCAATATATCCTGGCTACCGTTCATAGAGCGGAAAACACTGATAACCCTGCTCGGATCAGAGCTATCTTTTACGGGCTTTCCCGGGTGGCAGATCGGTTTCCGGTTGTCATGCCGCTGCATCCCCGCACCCGAAAAATATTATCCCGGGAGGGATTGATCGGGGAAATAGAGAAAAAGTTGCATATCATCGATCCAGTCGGTTACCTCGATATGCTTCTTCTGGAAAAAAAGTCATCCCTGATCGTTACCGACTCCGGGGGTGTACAGAAAGAAGCTTATTTCTACAGGGTGCCTTGCGTCACATTGCGGGATGAAACTGAATGGGGCGAACTGGTCGATGCCGGCTGGAACAGGGTGGTTGTCCCCGAAGGTCATGAGATGGTTGCCGACAGCATTCTATCGGCGCACGGCTCTTCCGGAAGGGTTGACCTGGAATTTTATGGCGATGGCCGTGCCTCCCCAAAAATTGCCGAACACCTTTTAAAGTTTGGCAGATAG
- a CDS encoding DUF421 domain-containing protein translates to MIIVFIRTLILFTLVIVVIRVMGKRQVGEFQPYELAILIMISALAAIPMEDIAIPLSNTIIPILLLFSIQIILSLIALKNEKIRALLDGRPSIVIENGRIVEAELKKLRVNINDMLELIRLSGYPSLNDIEFAILETNGKLSVLPKSQHRPVTPEDLNIETQYEGLPYPLVADGNINYEMLTKVKLNETWLKEELSKLGYLNINDVFLASLGTNGELVVQRKE, encoded by the coding sequence ATGATAATTGTTTTTATCCGCACCCTGATCCTCTTCACCCTGGTTATTGTAGTTATCAGGGTCATGGGTAAAAGGCAGGTTGGCGAATTTCAACCCTACGAGCTGGCTATTCTCATCATGATTTCGGCATTGGCTGCCATCCCCATGGAAGATATCGCCATTCCTCTTTCCAACACGATCATTCCCATCCTGTTGCTGTTCTCGATACAGATCATCCTTTCCTTGATCGCGTTGAAGAACGAGAAAATAAGAGCCTTGCTTGATGGGCGGCCAAGTATTGTCATCGAGAATGGAAGGATCGTCGAAGCGGAATTGAAAAAGTTGAGAGTGAACATCAACGACATGTTGGAACTCATCCGCCTGTCGGGTTACCCGAGCCTGAATGATATCGAATTCGCCATTCTGGAGACCAACGGGAAATTGAGTGTTCTCCCCAAATCGCAACATCGTCCCGTCACTCCTGAAGATCTGAATATCGAAACGCAGTACGAGGGGCTGCCCTATCCCCTGGTTGCCGATGGAAATATCAATTACGAGATGCTGACCAAAGTCAAGTTGAACGAGACATGGCTGAAAGAGGAACTGTCCAAACTGGGCTACCTGAATATCAATGATGTTTTTCTGGCCAGCCTGGGCACCAACGGCGAACTGGTTGTTCAAAGAAAGGAATAG
- a CDS encoding DUF4363 family protein: MKAAVGISILLVVLVGTSLLIYSLTGSLYLEMKDCLDTMEKAVENGQWGEVEKEASLLQELWHRGDCLWSPVMDHRQIDRVDESITLIMALVKMKSKENLVLEINAARRMLKRIKDKESPLFKTIF; the protein is encoded by the coding sequence ATGAAAGCTGCCGTAGGCATTTCAATCTTGCTCGTTGTCCTTGTTGGTACCTCACTGCTAATCTATTCCCTCACCGGCTCTCTGTACCTGGAGATGAAAGACTGCCTGGATACCATGGAAAAAGCCGTGGAAAACGGCCAGTGGGGAGAAGTCGAAAAGGAAGCCAGCCTGCTGCAAGAACTTTGGCACCGGGGAGATTGTTTGTGGAGCCCGGTTATGGATCATCGACAAATTGATAGGGTCGATGAATCAATCACGTTGATCATGGCCCTGGTCAAAATGAAATCAAAGGAAAACCTTGTTCTGGAGATAAATGCAGCCAGGAGGATGTTGAAGAGGATCAAAGATAAGGAAAGCCCCCTGTTCAAAACAATTTTTTGA